In Misgurnus anguillicaudatus chromosome 5, ASM2758022v2, whole genome shotgun sequence, a genomic segment contains:
- the LOC129414889 gene encoding 4-galactosyl-N-acetylglucosaminide 3-alpha-L-fucosyltransferase 9-like produces MSDSCGSLRYRLASIVGFAGLVSILFFWFYQPLINCPPQLPSITLHSDGHHIRMNNSSKGKQDKPILLLWVWPENYRFDLNICKTIYNIDGCHLTDDRSLYSNTDAVLLFHKAIRLSTLPPSPRPPFQKWIWMNVESPTNTKKIPGIENLFNLTLSYREDSDIPVRLRLTSRKIPDEDFEIPKKERLICWVVSNNAAYTGVGTRNTYYRELSKYVHIHVYGKAYGSFLDYKDYFPTIASCKFYLSFENSIHKDYITEKLNGPLAVGTVPVVLGPPRKNYERFVPGDSFIHVDDFPDAKSLVEYLVRLDVDDDAYRRYFNWRRHFSARPHLILQNQEFVLAICTACDYVGKHQEYKQAHDIYEWFFN; encoded by the coding sequence ATGTCAGACTCTTGTGGATCTCTGAGGTATCGTCTAGCTTCAATTGTGGGATTTGCTGGTCTGGTCTCTATACTTTTTTTCTGGTTTTACCAACCTCTGATCAACTGTCCACCTCAACTACCTTCGATTACGCTGCATTCAGATGGACACCACATACGGATGAACAACTCATCTAAAGGAAAGCAAGATAAACCAATACTTTTGTTATGGGTCTGGCCTGAAAACTACAGATTTGATCTGAATATCTGTAAAACCATTTACAACATTGACGGCTGTCACCTGACGGATGATAGATCTCTCTACAGCAACACGGATGCTGTGCTGCTTTTTCATAAAGCTATTCGTCTGTCCACACTTCCTCCATCTCCTCGCCCTCCGTTTCAAAAGTGGATATGGATGAATGTTGAATCGCCAACTAACACAAAGAAAATACCAGGAATTGAAAACCTGTTTAATCTGACTCTCAGTTATAGAGAGGACTCTGATATTCCTGTCCGGTTACGACTGACCAGCAGAAAGATCCCAGATGAGGATTTTGAAATTCCCAAAAAGGAAAGACTCATCTGTTGGGTTGTGAGTAACAATGCAGCCTATACAGGTGTTGGCACGAGAAACACTTACTATAGAGAACTTAGCAAGTACGTCCACATACACGTGTATGGAAAAGCTTATGGATCGTTCCTGGATTATAAAGACTACTTTCCCACCATAGCCAGCTGTAAATTTTATCTCTCCTTTGAGAACTCCATTCACAAAGACTACATCACTGAGAAGTTAAATGGACCTCTGGCAGTAGGTACTGTACCTGTGGTGCTGGGACCTCCACGAAAAAATTATGAAAGGTTTGTACCGGGTGACTCATTTATTCATGTGGATGACTTTCCAGATGCAAAGTCACTAGTAGAATATCTTGTCCGTCTGGACGTGGATGACGACGCATATCGCAGGTACTTTAACTGGAGGAGACATTTCTCAGCTCGACCTCATTTAATATTACAGAACCAAGAGTTTGTTCTGGCTATTTGTACGGCCTGTGATTATGTAGGAAAACACCAGGAATATAAACAAGCTCATGATATTTATGAATGGTTTTTCAACTAA
- the LOC129414512 gene encoding cytoplasmic tRNA 2-thiolation protein 1, whose translation MPIQCSHCAQRRAALKRPKTGHSLCKDCFFWAFEEEIHQTIVSAGLFSRGETVAIGASGGKDSTVLAHVMKVLNERYDYGLNLLLLSVDEGITGYRDDSLETVKRNQEQYDLPLKIVSYEELYGWTMDAIVKQVGLKNNCTFCGVFRRQALDRGAMMLKVDKICTGHNADDVAETVLMNVLRGDIARLRRCTAISTASEGEGAIPRCKPLKYAYEKEIVLYAYFKKLDYFSTECIYSPNAYRGHARAFLKDLESIRPSSIIDVIHSGETLSIREGVKMPVQGTCSRCGYISSQALCKSCVLLEGLNRGLPKLGIGKHHRLHGKILAQEPLTEQEQMKLRAVDF comes from the exons ATGCCCATCCAGTGCAGCCATTGTGCACAAAGACGTGCAGCTCTTAAGCGGCCAAAGACAGGACACTCTCTCTGTAAAGACTGCTTTTTCTGGGCTTTCGAAGAGGAGATCCATCAAACCATCGTTTCTGCCGGCCTGTTTAGTCGCGGTGAGACTGTGGCCATCGGGGCTTCGGGTGGTAAAGACTCTACTGTTCTGGCCCACGTAATGAAAGTCCTGAATGAGCGCTATGATTATGGGCTGAACCTTTTGCTGCTGTCTGTGGATGAGGGCATCACTGGTTACAGAGACGATTCACTGGAAACCGTGAAGAGAAACCAGGAGCAATATGATCTGCCGCTGAAGATCGTCTCTTATGAGGAGCTGTACGGCTGGACTATGGATGCTATAGTTAAGCAGGTGGGATTGAAGAATAATTGCACTTTCTGCGGTGTTTTTCGCAGACAGGCGCTGGATCGGGGAGCTATGATGCTGAAAGTGGACAAGATTTGCACAG GTCACAATGCAGATGACGTGGCAGAGACCGTACTGATGAACGTTTTGCGCGGGGACATCGCGCGTCTTCGCCGCTGCACAGCCATCAGCACAGCCAGTGAGGGAGAAGGTGCTATCCCACGCTGCAAGCCCCTTAAATACGCCTACGAGAAAGAGATCGTCCTCTACGCCTACTTTAAAAAGCTTGACtacttttctacagaatgcattTACTCACCCAATGCCTACCGAGGTCACGCTCGGGCCTTCCTTAAAGACCTGGAGTCCATCAGGCCCAGCTCCATCATAGACGTCATTCACTCTGGAGAGACGCTCTCCATTAGGGAAGGTGTGAAGATGCCGGTCCAGGGAACTTGTTCACGCTGCGGATATATCTCGAGTCAAGCTTTATGTAAGTCCTGTGTTCTGTTGGAGGGCCTGAATCGAGGCTTACCTAAGCTGGGCATCGGAAAACATCACCGTCTGCACGGCAAAATTCTGGCTCAGGAGCCTTTGACGGAGCAGGAACAGATGAAACTAAGAGCTGTAGACTTTTAA